A genomic window from Rosettibacter firmus includes:
- a CDS encoding DUF4292 domain-containing protein, whose protein sequence is MRKSYSYLLLVVSILFLFNACAPTTSLEKEKIISPDRLIIKLEANRRKIKNFNGSGVISVQNKEFNAKSNFEVNLKKPDSVKISFFGPFGIDLAHALITSNGFLFYDVINNKIYKGSLKEEALQKILKINLPLSDVIDAFTGSVNLSDKLRREPDNFEYEKNYYRLTYIDSTNSIEKVYTVKADDLSITENSIKKFNGEKLIEGKFSGFKNFNNVPIPMEITVSDFRNQQQIKIEYRSVNINNESQNINIELPEDAKVIEW, encoded by the coding sequence GTGAGAAAAAGTTATTCTTACTTATTACTTGTAGTTTCTATTTTATTTCTTTTTAATGCTTGTGCTCCAACTACATCACTTGAAAAAGAAAAAATTATTTCGCCAGATAGACTGATTATAAAACTTGAGGCAAATAGAAGAAAAATAAAAAACTTTAATGGTAGTGGAGTTATTAGTGTACAGAATAAAGAATTTAATGCTAAAAGTAATTTTGAAGTTAATTTGAAAAAGCCAGATTCAGTTAAAATATCTTTCTTCGGACCATTTGGCATAGACCTGGCTCACGCATTAATTACATCAAATGGATTTTTATTTTATGATGTAATTAATAATAAAATCTATAAAGGAAGCTTAAAGGAAGAAGCTTTACAAAAAATATTAAAGATTAATCTTCCACTTAGTGATGTAATTGATGCATTCACTGGTTCTGTAAATCTTTCAGATAAATTAAGAAGAGAACCAGATAATTTTGAATATGAAAAAAATTATTACAGATTAACTTACATTGATTCAACCAATTCAATAGAAAAAGTATACACAGTAAAAGCTGATGACTTATCAATTACAGAAAATTCAATAAAAAAATTTAACGGCGAGAAATTAATCGAAGGGAAATTTTCTGGTTTTAAAAATTTTAATAATGTACCTATCCCAATGGAAATAACAGTAAGTGATTTTAGAAATCAGCAACAAATAAAAATTGAATATAGAAGCGTCAACATTAACAATGAATCACAAAACATAAATATTGAATTACCAGAAGATGCAAAAGTAATAGAATGGTGA
- the lepA gene encoding translation elongation factor 4 — protein MQNIRNFCIIAHIDHGKSTLADGLLEFTHTVSEREAKEQLLDSLDLERERGITIKSHAIQMEYSAKDGQTYILNLIDTPGHVDFSYEVSRSLAACEGAILVVDAAQGVEAQTISNLYMAIDAGLEIIPVINKIDLPSAMVDTVKQQIIDLIGCKEDEIILASAKTRIGIDKILEAIVQRIPPPSGSEDAPLQALIFDSVFDSYRGAVAYIRVFNGVIKERDEITFFASGKKYIAEEVGILRLNRIRTGELVAGNVGYLIAGVKELRDTKVGDTVTHAKNGAEKPLPGYKEIKPMVFSGLYPTNSDDYENLRDALEKYRLNDSSIVFTPENSAALGFGFRCGFLGMLHMEIVQERLEREFNQSIVTTLPNVEYWVYKRNGEKVIVDNPADMPPQGEIDHIEEPYVRAQIVTPSEYIGNLMQLAIEKRGVYLNTTYIDPTRADLSFEFPLSEIIFDFYDKLKSISRGYASFDYEFIGYRPSDLVKLDILLNGEKVDALSIIVHEKKAYNWGLKVCSKLKELIPRQMFEIAIQAAIGSKVISRTNIKPLRKNVLAKCYGGDVTRKRKLLEKQKEGKKRMKQVGNVEIPQEAFLAVLQIED, from the coding sequence ATGCAAAACATTCGCAATTTCTGCATTATAGCTCACATAGATCACGGCAAATCGACTTTAGCAGATGGCTTATTAGAATTTACTCATACAGTATCTGAAAGAGAAGCAAAAGAGCAACTTCTTGATAGCCTTGATCTCGAAAGAGAGCGTGGCATTACAATTAAATCCCACGCAATTCAGATGGAATATTCTGCTAAAGACGGTCAGACTTACATTTTAAATTTAATAGATACTCCCGGGCATGTTGATTTTTCTTATGAAGTATCGCGTTCTCTTGCTGCATGCGAAGGTGCAATTCTTGTAGTAGATGCCGCACAGGGAGTAGAAGCTCAAACTATATCTAATCTTTATATGGCTATAGATGCTGGTCTGGAAATTATTCCAGTGATTAATAAGATTGATTTACCAAGCGCAATGGTTGATACCGTAAAACAGCAAATTATTGACTTGATTGGTTGTAAAGAGGACGAAATTATATTGGCAAGTGCGAAAACAAGAATTGGCATCGATAAAATTTTGGAAGCGATTGTTCAAAGAATTCCTCCACCAAGTGGATCAGAAGATGCTCCTTTACAGGCATTAATATTTGATTCTGTTTTTGATTCATACCGTGGAGCAGTTGCATACATAAGAGTATTTAATGGAGTTATAAAGGAACGAGATGAAATTACTTTTTTTGCAAGCGGAAAAAAGTATATTGCAGAAGAAGTAGGAATTCTTAGACTCAATAGAATTAGAACAGGAGAGCTGGTAGCTGGAAATGTGGGATATTTAATTGCTGGCGTAAAAGAGTTACGTGATACAAAAGTAGGTGATACAGTTACACATGCAAAAAATGGAGCAGAAAAACCTTTACCAGGCTATAAAGAAATTAAACCAATGGTATTTAGTGGTTTATATCCTACAAATTCTGATGATTATGAAAATTTACGCGATGCACTTGAAAAGTACCGCTTGAACGATTCATCAATAGTTTTTACTCCTGAAAATTCTGCTGCACTTGGTTTTGGATTTAGATGTGGTTTCCTTGGAATGCTACACATGGAAATTGTTCAGGAAAGATTGGAGAGAGAATTTAATCAATCAATTGTTACAACATTGCCAAATGTTGAATACTGGGTTTATAAAAGAAATGGTGAAAAAGTAATTGTTGATAATCCTGCTGATATGCCCCCTCAAGGAGAAATAGATCATATCGAAGAACCTTATGTAAGAGCACAGATTGTTACTCCCAGTGAATATATTGGGAACTTAATGCAACTTGCAATTGAAAAAAGAGGTGTGTATTTAAATACTACATACATTGACCCAACAAGAGCAGATTTATCTTTTGAATTTCCTCTTTCAGAAATAATTTTTGATTTTTATGATAAATTAAAATCTATTTCACGTGGCTATGCTTCTTTTGATTATGAATTTATTGGCTATAGACCTTCTGATCTTGTAAAGCTGGATATTTTGCTAAATGGCGAAAAAGTTGATGCTCTTTCTATAATTGTACATGAAAAAAAAGCTTATAACTGGGGATTAAAAGTTTGTTCGAAACTTAAAGAACTGATTCCACGTCAAATGTTTGAGATTGCCATTCAAGCAGCAATTGGAAGTAAAGTTATATCAAGAACCAATATAAAACCTTTAAGAAAAAATGTACTTGCAAAATGCTATGGCGGTGATGTAACCCGTAAACGAAAATTACTTGAGAAACAAAAAGAAGGAAAGAAAAGAATGAAACAGGTTGGTAATGTTGAAATTCCACAAGAAGCATTTCTTGCAGTACTTCAAATAGAAGATTAA
- a CDS encoding HAD family hydrolase translates to MKNFDGIIFDIDGTLASTHELVFESFNYVINKYYNKKLTTDEIIALFGPTEDVILKEWMKEHYENARKDYYEFYESQHNEMANIFPGLEEVIKIIKSKRIPLGIFTGKGRDTSIITLKAIKLYDYFDLIITGDDVKEHKPSPEGINKFLSAFNLKPERTLMVGDTPTDIIASRGAGVKCALVLWDDFSRSRYSNSETDFIFYSVEEFKEFIINNI, encoded by the coding sequence ATGAAAAATTTTGATGGAATAATTTTCGACATAGATGGAACTTTAGCATCAACTCACGAATTAGTTTTTGAAAGTTTTAATTATGTCATTAATAAATATTACAATAAAAAATTAACAACTGATGAAATCATAGCACTCTTTGGTCCAACTGAAGATGTAATTCTTAAAGAATGGATGAAAGAACATTATGAAAATGCCAGAAAAGACTATTACGAATTTTATGAATCTCAGCACAATGAAATGGCAAATATTTTCCCTGGTCTCGAAGAAGTAATAAAAATTATCAAGTCCAAAAGAATCCCGCTTGGAATTTTCACTGGCAAAGGGAGAGATACATCTATAATTACACTTAAAGCAATAAAACTTTATGATTACTTCGATTTAATTATTACAGGTGACGATGTTAAAGAACACAAACCATCTCCAGAAGGAATTAATAAATTTTTATCTGCATTTAATTTAAAACCTGAAAGAACATTAATGGTAGGAGATACTCCAACTGATATAATTGCATCAAGGGGAGCAGGAGTTAAATGTGCTCTTGTGCTCTGGGATGATTTCTCAAGAAGTAGATACTCAAATTCAGAAACTGATTTTATATTCTACTCTGTTGAAGAATTTAAAGAATTCATAATTAATAACATCTAA
- the lepB gene encoding signal peptidase I, with the protein MTSEKKEKLKTLQKTPLQKFLEFIKNLFFAAIAALLIKTFLIETSRVPTGSMEKTILVGDFLFVNKFIYGSTSPRIIPFTNIKLPYFQLPALREPRRGDIVVFEYPGDRDELEPAEVNNYVKRCIGIPGDTIEIIDKVVFVNGKEAWIPPHIQYLNPYVTPKGVPNPRIFPKGSNFNEDNYGPIVVPKKGDVIPLNLETVEQWRTIIDREYGRRVVTVEGDQVYIEGKPVKSYTLKKDYYFMMGDNRDDSADSRFWGFVPRDKIVGQAFLIYWSWDPSIPFSDFFKLLGSVRLNRIAKLVH; encoded by the coding sequence ATGACTTCGGAAAAAAAAGAAAAATTAAAAACATTACAGAAAACTCCTTTGCAAAAGTTTTTAGAGTTTATTAAAAATTTGTTTTTTGCTGCTATTGCAGCTTTACTTATAAAAACTTTTTTAATTGAGACCTCACGAGTACCAACGGGGTCGATGGAAAAAACTATTTTAGTTGGCGATTTTTTATTTGTTAATAAATTTATATATGGCTCAACATCTCCAAGAATAATTCCTTTTACAAATATTAAACTCCCTTATTTTCAACTTCCTGCTTTAAGAGAACCAAGACGCGGAGACATTGTTGTGTTTGAATATCCTGGTGATAGAGATGAATTAGAACCTGCTGAAGTTAATAATTATGTAAAAAGATGTATCGGAATTCCTGGTGATACAATTGAAATTATTGACAAAGTTGTTTTTGTAAATGGCAAAGAAGCCTGGATTCCTCCTCATATTCAATATTTAAATCCTTATGTTACTCCTAAAGGAGTTCCTAATCCAAGAATTTTTCCTAAAGGTTCTAATTTCAATGAAGATAATTATGGACCAATAGTTGTCCCTAAAAAAGGGGATGTTATACCTTTGAACTTAGAAACTGTTGAACAATGGAGAACAATTATCGATAGAGAATATGGTAGAAGAGTTGTTACAGTAGAAGGAGATCAAGTTTATATTGAAGGGAAACCTGTTAAATCTTATACATTAAAAAAAGATTATTATTTCATGATGGGTGATAATCGTGATGATAGTGCAGATAGCAGATTCTGGGGATTTGTTCCTCGCGATAAAATTGTTGGACAGGCATTTTTAATTTACTGGTCATGGGATCCAAGCATTCCATTTTCAGATTTCTTTAAACTACTGGGTTCTGTTCGCTTAAATCGAATTGCCAAGTTAGTTCATTAA
- a CDS encoding O-methyltransferase, whose product MNKIIYENQLKYIESLRNENDPLIEEMEKFAEENKIPILDKIAADFLEQLILIQKPKRVLEIGTAIGYSTIRIAKNLKKKASIDTIEKSLDNIALATDYIRRSKLESKINLIEGNALDILPTLTKKYDLIFLDADKQDYEKLFYYSLILLKKRGVIFIDNLLWHGYTASSKVPDEYKNSTKIIRDFNKLFMSQTSLQKTILPIGDGIGLGVKI is encoded by the coding sequence ATGAATAAAATCATTTACGAAAATCAATTAAAGTATATTGAATCGTTAAGAAATGAAAATGATCCATTAATTGAAGAGATGGAAAAATTTGCTGAGGAGAATAAAATTCCTATACTCGATAAAATTGCCGCTGATTTTTTAGAACAATTGATATTAATTCAAAAGCCTAAAAGAGTTCTTGAAATTGGAACTGCTATTGGCTATTCAACAATTCGCATTGCAAAAAATTTGAAAAAGAAAGCTTCGATCGATACAATAGAAAAAAGTCTGGATAACATTGCACTTGCAACTGATTATATCAGAAGATCAAAACTCGAATCGAAAATTAATTTAATTGAAGGAAATGCACTTGATATTTTACCAACTTTAACAAAAAAGTATGATTTAATATTTTTAGATGCAGATAAACAGGACTACGAAAAATTATTTTATTATTCCCTTATTCTTCTTAAAAAAAGAGGAGTTATTTTTATTGACAATTTACTATGGCATGGATATACTGCTTCTTCAAAAGTGCCAGATGAATATAAAAATTCTACAAAAATTATCAGGGATTTTAATAAGCTATTTATGAGTCAAACTTCTTTACAAAAAACTATTTTGCCAATTGGTGATGGGATTGGATTAGGAGTAAAAATTTAA
- a CDS encoding RrF2 family transcriptional regulator: MIYTKTGEYAIRAILYLARQPKDKLIMSSEIAKSEDIPAHYLAKILQRMAKYGYVDSFKGRGGGFRITELAKKSSILEIVERVEGPVINLKCVTGLKECSDENPCPLHDEWADLRNRIYNLISSKSVQEVAEKYAETLSKHS; this comes from the coding sequence ATGATTTATACAAAAACTGGAGAATACGCCATTAGAGCAATTTTATATTTAGCACGTCAACCTAAAGATAAATTAATAATGTCTTCGGAAATTGCAAAAAGCGAAGATATTCCTGCACATTACCTTGCTAAAATTTTACAAAGAATGGCAAAATATGGCTATGTAGATTCGTTTAAAGGGAGAGGTGGTGGATTTAGAATAACTGAGCTTGCAAAGAAAAGCTCTATACTTGAAATTGTCGAAAGAGTTGAGGGTCCTGTTATTAATCTTAAATGTGTTACTGGCTTAAAAGAATGTTCTGATGAAAATCCATGTCCACTTCATGATGAATGGGCAGATTTAAGAAACAGAATTTATAATTTGATTTCGAGTAAGTCTGTTCAGGAAGTTGCAGAAAAATATGCTGAAACTCTAAGCAAACATAGTTAA
- a CDS encoding S8 family serine peptidase, with the protein MKISYSIIFFIIFFISVPAQNKYFIYFKDKGFSESQLLKKNSQVFIQAEKELSTKAIERRKKVLGNNYITIEDIPVNEEYIQQIEKLGVKIIHKLKWFNAVSCYLNEEHIISIKKLPFVKSIEKVKSIVSIKPVDLYENYSVVDLRKTDYSLKYGYSQKQNLLSEIPAVHDLGINGSGVLIGLLDTGFRWKNHPAFRNITVIGEKDFIQNDNSTANDTSKGDSPNQDKHGTAVLSIIAGYDEGNLIGPAYGASFLLAKTEYVPTETHIEEDNYAAALEWMEAQGVDITSSSIGYNTFDAGENSYTFLDMNGKTTIVAQAANLAFERGVSTFTAAGNEGNSDWGAKYGDNKYGKIVSPADAFNMIAVGAVDTNNLVTSFSSRGPTADGRIKPDIVAQGSRVYFALADGGYAYGSGTSYATPIAAGIAALLKSAYPHLNNYQIRQIILESGDNANSPDNHRGYGLISARRAISFPNLEKINNQFILYKIFIDSTQIKSEPVYINYKIDNSNYYSYTLNYDGKLKYSFNIPNLRYGQKISFYFSYKNESGEVRDPQSGLYEFYYGSMLIHYNVYSVEDTTDFKKEIIFDYYLYNNYPNPFNGSTRIEFYSVDNSYAELSVYDLLGQKIKTIFSGNSQIGRNVLYWKGDNDSGMNVSSGHYFYVLKINGKYFSKKMTLIK; encoded by the coding sequence ATGAAAATTTCTTATTCAATAATATTCTTTATTATTTTTTTTATCTCTGTGCCCGCTCAAAATAAGTACTTTATTTATTTTAAGGATAAGGGGTTCTCGGAATCACAACTTCTTAAAAAAAATTCACAAGTATTTATACAGGCAGAAAAAGAACTTTCAACAAAAGCAATTGAACGAAGAAAAAAAGTTTTAGGCAACAATTACATAACAATTGAAGATATTCCAGTCAACGAAGAATATATTCAACAGATTGAAAAGCTTGGAGTAAAAATTATACACAAATTAAAATGGTTTAATGCAGTATCGTGTTATTTAAATGAAGAACATATAATAAGCATAAAAAAGTTACCATTTGTTAAAAGTATTGAAAAAGTAAAATCAATAGTAAGCATTAAACCAGTAGATTTATATGAAAATTATTCAGTGGTTGATCTTAGAAAAACTGATTATTCTTTGAAATATGGATATTCTCAAAAGCAAAATTTACTTTCTGAAATACCTGCTGTCCATGATTTAGGGATTAATGGAAGTGGTGTGTTAATTGGTTTACTTGATACTGGATTTAGATGGAAAAATCATCCAGCATTTAGGAATATTACTGTAATAGGAGAAAAAGATTTTATTCAAAACGATAATTCTACAGCAAATGATACATCAAAAGGTGATTCCCCAAATCAAGATAAGCATGGTACAGCGGTTTTATCAATAATTGCAGGGTATGACGAAGGTAATTTGATAGGTCCAGCATATGGTGCATCTTTTCTTCTTGCAAAAACAGAATATGTGCCTACAGAAACTCATATAGAAGAAGATAATTATGCAGCAGCTCTTGAATGGATGGAAGCTCAAGGAGTTGATATTACCAGTAGTTCTATTGGATATAACACTTTTGATGCAGGCGAAAATTCTTATACATTTTTAGATATGAATGGTAAAACAACAATTGTTGCTCAAGCAGCAAATCTTGCTTTTGAAAGAGGAGTTTCTACATTTACTGCAGCTGGGAATGAAGGTAATTCAGATTGGGGTGCAAAATACGGTGATAATAAATATGGTAAAATTGTATCTCCTGCCGATGCTTTTAATATGATAGCTGTAGGTGCAGTTGATACTAATAATTTAGTAACTTCTTTTAGTAGCAGGGGACCAACAGCCGATGGGAGAATTAAACCCGATATTGTTGCTCAGGGTTCAAGAGTTTATTTTGCACTTGCTGATGGAGGATATGCTTATGGAAGCGGAACTTCATATGCAACACCAATTGCAGCAGGTATTGCAGCTTTGCTTAAGTCTGCTTATCCGCATTTAAACAACTATCAAATACGTCAGATTATTTTGGAAAGTGGAGATAATGCTAATAGTCCAGATAATCATAGAGGTTATGGTTTAATTTCTGCTCGAAGAGCAATTTCATTCCCGAATCTTGAGAAAATTAATAATCAATTTATTCTTTATAAAATTTTTATTGATTCTACGCAAATAAAATCAGAACCAGTTTATATTAATTATAAAATTGATAATAGTAACTATTATTCATACACATTGAATTATGATGGAAAATTAAAATATAGTTTTAATATACCTAATCTTAGGTATGGACAAAAAATTTCTTTTTACTTTTCCTATAAAAATGAATCTGGAGAAGTAAGAGATCCGCAATCAGGCTTATACGAATTCTATTATGGTTCTATGTTGATTCATTATAATGTCTATAGTGTTGAAGATACAACTGACTTTAAAAAAGAAATTATTTTTGATTATTACCTGTACAATAATTATCCCAATCCATTTAATGGTTCTACAAGAATTGAATTCTATTCTGTAGATAATTCCTATGCTGAATTGAGTGTATATGATTTGCTGGGACAAAAAATTAAAACTATTTTTTCTGGGAATTCTCAAATAGGTAGAAATGTTTTATACTGGAAAGGTGACAATGATTCGGGTATGAATGTTTCAAGTGGACATTATTTTTATGTACTTAAAATTAATGGGAAATATTTTTCTAAAAAGATGACTTTAATAAAATAA
- a CDS encoding PQQ-binding-like beta-propeller repeat protein, producing the protein MKKLLLIVLFIGTIINAQKINFALISTASIEKTGNYSQLDSTISRINQIDNLAFVIICGNLTSSGSEKEFVILKSSLNKLNKPYFLLPTTNDFLDANGWVYFNEFYDKKFSIRNGNKVIIGLSPSIPFTKINHYTVEDINWLYETLDTLKLSDEIFFISPLQIDLYVDNWKSLLYTLSTKNIKLIINANSNKTELRTLSGYSVFDIQFNNQPSNKILDLIITEISNDSVKIYNNDKILAVNDKTIDISKDKLSKDELKSFESDIQLNINLNTTLLTSCNWWNQKIYTADYSGLISCIDTTGKVRWEFDANGNIIGSPLIADRMFVVSTFQGDLITLSAISGEQIQSIGFEDYITTDLLSIEYKGDKELMIPKLTSSNTAIVFGTASGKIYCYDLETLQEYWVNDYCKNMITSKLLYVDNKIFYTSTDGYLYCIDARSGITIWRWKEKVNTDLSYSQILSDGKRLFVVSKDGILYAINLLLGKLEWKIENSNILQNIGISENKKFIYAISSNKEFIIISIQKQKIENKIKIDSSFLYTFSTPFQSGNNILWCDSGFVNYLNTKYENKKILFLGYAPVHPIIQISQNKFLASNIDGTITIFKLR; encoded by the coding sequence ATGAAAAAATTATTACTCATAGTTTTATTTATTGGTACAATAATAAATGCTCAAAAAATAAATTTTGCTCTAATATCAACCGCTTCAATTGAAAAGACAGGAAATTATTCACAATTAGACTCGACAATTTCCAGAATTAATCAAATAGATAATCTTGCCTTTGTTATAATATGCGGTAATTTAACTTCATCTGGTTCAGAAAAAGAATTTGTGATTTTAAAATCTTCATTGAATAAACTTAATAAACCTTATTTTTTACTTCCCACCACAAATGATTTTTTAGACGCCAATGGATGGGTTTATTTTAATGAATTTTACGATAAAAAATTTTCAATCAGAAATGGAAATAAAGTTATAATTGGTTTGAGTCCTTCGATTCCTTTTACAAAAATTAATCACTATACAGTTGAAGATATAAACTGGCTTTATGAAACTCTCGATACATTAAAATTAAGTGATGAAATATTTTTCATATCACCACTTCAAATTGATTTATACGTAGATAACTGGAAAAGCTTATTATACACTTTATCAACAAAAAATATTAAGTTAATAATTAATGCAAATAGCAATAAAACAGAATTAAGAACTTTGTCTGGTTATTCAGTATTCGACATTCAATTTAATAATCAACCAAGCAATAAAATTCTTGATTTAATAATAACAGAAATATCAAACGATTCTGTAAAAATTTACAACAACGATAAAATTCTTGCAGTAAACGACAAAACAATTGACATCTCAAAAGATAAATTATCAAAGGATGAACTCAAATCTTTTGAAAGTGATATCCAGTTGAATATAAACTTAAATACTACATTATTAACTTCGTGCAACTGGTGGAATCAAAAAATTTATACTGCCGATTATTCTGGTTTAATTAGTTGCATAGATACTACAGGAAAAGTTCGATGGGAATTTGATGCAAATGGAAATATTATTGGTAGTCCCTTAATTGCTGATAGAATGTTTGTTGTATCCACTTTTCAAGGTGATTTAATTACATTAAGTGCAATATCAGGAGAACAAATACAATCCATTGGTTTTGAAGATTACATAACAACAGATTTGCTTTCAATTGAATATAAAGGTGATAAAGAATTAATGATTCCAAAACTCACATCATCAAACACTGCTATAGTCTTTGGTACGGCGAGTGGAAAAATTTATTGTTACGATTTAGAAACTCTTCAGGAATACTGGGTAAATGACTATTGCAAAAATATGATAACTTCCAAGCTTCTATATGTAGATAATAAAATTTTCTATACAAGTACAGATGGTTATCTTTATTGCATTGATGCAAGAAGTGGAATAACCATCTGGAGATGGAAAGAAAAAGTTAATACAGATCTTTCTTACTCACAAATTTTAAGTGATGGGAAACGATTATTTGTTGTTTCAAAAGATGGAATTTTATATGCAATTAACCTTTTACTTGGAAAACTCGAATGGAAAATCGAAAATTCAAACATTCTGCAGAATATTGGAATATCTGAAAACAAAAAATTTATTTACGCAATAAGTTCAAATAAAGAATTCATCATCATTTCTATTCAGAAACAGAAAATTGAAAATAAAATTAAAATTGACTCATCGTTTTTGTATACTTTTTCAACACCATTTCAATCTGGTAACAATATCCTATGGTGCGATAGTGGATTTGTAAATTATCTGAATACAAAATATGAAAACAAAAAGATTTTGTTTTTAGGATATGCACCTGTTCATCCAATTATTCAAATATCGCAAAACAAATTTCTTGCATCTAATATCGATGGAACAATAACAATTTTTAAGTTGAGGTAA
- a CDS encoding murein hydrolase activator EnvC family protein — translation MVKCLSNIFILLVILSFPYYSQRKDSISTKNRELQQIKQEIAQLEKELSNKTKKEKETLEFLERSNRQSLLIQKLINNLIAEEKQKTFEIQKIEEKIGEIENKISLLRERYSRYIVWIYKNRNYSTLKFILNAGSLNQMLKRFRYLKLISKQNKKDLRMLSDSKINLMKYKALLQKEKEEKEILVAKKMEEQKKLEILQAERNELIATLRKDKKILAAEIDSKRKAEVEIKKLILSLVEKERLEKTRQLEKKLNDKTVKPAISYTTLENFEKLKGKMIWPVKNGKIVRRFGENKNDRLNTITINYGVDISTKQQKEIYAVAEGVVSAVEWIPGFGSVVIISHNNEFRTVYGHITNITVKEGDLVKSGTVIGKVSESLEGNILHFEIWNERNYQNPETWLAKR, via the coding sequence ATGGTGAAATGTTTATCGAACATATTTATTTTATTAGTTATTTTGTCCTTCCCATATTACTCTCAAAGAAAAGATAGTATTTCCACAAAGAATAGAGAACTTCAACAAATTAAACAGGAAATTGCACAGTTAGAAAAAGAATTAAGTAATAAAACAAAAAAGGAAAAAGAAACTCTTGAATTTTTAGAAAGGAGTAATAGACAGAGTTTATTGATCCAAAAATTAATTAATAATCTTATTGCAGAAGAAAAACAGAAAACATTCGAAATTCAGAAAATAGAAGAAAAAATTGGAGAGATAGAAAATAAAATTTCTCTTCTAAGAGAGAGATATTCTCGATATATAGTTTGGATTTATAAAAATAGAAATTATTCAACACTCAAATTTATTTTAAATGCTGGCTCACTTAACCAGATGCTTAAAAGATTCAGATACTTAAAACTTATTAGTAAACAAAATAAAAAAGATTTGAGAATGCTTTCTGATAGTAAAATTAATTTGATGAAATACAAAGCACTTCTTCAGAAGGAAAAAGAAGAAAAAGAAATACTTGTTGCAAAAAAGATGGAAGAACAGAAAAAACTTGAAATACTCCAGGCAGAAAGGAATGAATTAATTGCTACTTTAAGAAAAGATAAAAAAATATTAGCTGCCGAAATTGATTCAAAGAGAAAAGCAGAAGTAGAAATAAAAAAGTTGATCTTGAGTTTAGTAGAAAAAGAAAGACTTGAAAAAACTCGTCAACTTGAAAAAAAGCTTAATGACAAAACTGTAAAGCCAGCTATAAGTTATACAACTTTAGAAAATTTTGAAAAACTAAAAGGGAAAATGATCTGGCCAGTTAAAAATGGTAAAATAGTACGCCGATTTGGAGAAAATAAAAATGATAGGTTAAATACTATAACTATAAATTATGGAGTGGATATTTCTACAAAACAACAAAAGGAAATTTATGCAGTTGCAGAAGGTGTTGTATCTGCTGTTGAATGGATTCCTGGTTTTGGATCTGTAGTAATTATCTCTCATAATAATGAATTCAGAACTGTTTATGGTCATATAACAAATATAACAGTAAAAGAAGGAGACCTGGTAAAATCTGGTACAGTAATTGGGAAAGTAAGCGAAAGTTTGGAAGGTAATATTTTACACTTCGAAATCTGGAACGAAAGAAATTATCAGAATCCAGAAACCTGGTTAGCAAAAAGATAA